From Methanomassiliicoccales archaeon LGM-RCC1, one genomic window encodes:
- a CDS encoding Lar family restriction alleviation protein, which produces MTDLKPCPFCGHDVTIYEDDLETDNLFWVIRCGWCNAMIYDDCEDKEQIVERWNRRVEV; this is translated from the coding sequence ATGACCGACCTTAAACCCTGTCCGTTCTGCGGACATGATGTGACGATCTACGAAGATGACCTGGAAACCGACAATCTGTTCTGGGTTATCCGCTGTGGATGGTGTAACGCGATGATATACGATGACTGTGAGGACAAAGAGCAGATCGTCGAAAGATGGAACAGGAGGGTGGAGGTATGA
- a CDS encoding Lar family restriction alleviation protein has protein sequence MTDLKPCPFCGSTEIHTYEPTIYEIGNDASVNCENPICGAEVRGKGLKEAIAKWNRRVKE, from the coding sequence ATGACCGATCTCAAACCCTGTCCGTTCTGCGGTTCGACCGAGATACACACCTATGAGCCGACGATATACGAAATAGGGAACGATGCTTCCGTGAATTGTGAGAACCCTATATGTGGTGCGGAGGTTCGTGGCAAGGGACTGAAAGAAGCAATTGCTAAATGGAACAGGAGGGTAAAGGAATGA
- a CDS encoding Lar family restriction alleviation protein codes for MNSANKGKWGDPWPTTYTGTTSDGIHHPTVVKLKPCPFCGAPAKIMKGCGEDWVQCVNPKCSCCSSMHTNTQMAIEIWNRRARE; via the coding sequence ATGAACTCTGCCAATAAAGGCAAGTGGGGTGACCCTTGGCCTACGACATATACGGGAACGACATCCGATGGAATTCATCATCCGACCGTTGTAAAACTGAAACCCTGTCCGTTCTGCGGAGCACCAGCCAAGATCATGAAGGGTTGCGGAGAGGATTGGGTCCAATGCGTGAACCCGAAATGTTCATGCTGTTCGTCGATGCACACGAACACACAGATGGCCATTGAGA